A window from Urocitellus parryii isolate mUroPar1 chromosome 1, mUroPar1.hap1, whole genome shotgun sequence encodes these proteins:
- the Mfsd6 gene encoding major facilitator superfamily domain-containing protein 6 isoform X2 yields MEVLQGVTHAAIWAACISYLSAAVPPELRTSAQGILQGLHLGLGRGCGAMIGGVLVNYFGAAATFRGIGMACLVILLLFALIQWLAVPDEEEDKTMLAERIPVPSSPVPIATIDLVQQQTEDVMPRIEPRLPPKKTKHQEEQEDVNKPAWGVSSSPWVTLVYALYQIKEMMQLTRDNRASEIQPLQGTSENQENSLAGGVQPVPRETHPDPPRNQPSPDAAASQTQISSVHPSVDPRAEESGEQHTRPATGGR; encoded by the exons gaGTGACACACGCGGCCATCTGGGCAGCATGTATTTCTTACCTCAGTGCAGCTGTTCCCCCTGAGCTGAGGACGTCTGCACAGGGCATCCTGCAGGGCCTTCACCTGGGATTGGGGAGAGGATGTGGTGCCATGATTGGAGGCGTGTTAGTCAATTATTTTG GGGCTGCTGCAACCTTCCGAGGCATTGGCATGGCCTgcctggtgatcctcctgctcttTGCCCTGATCCAGTGGCTGGCAGTGCCAGATGAGGAAGAag ACAAGACAATGTTGGCAGAAAGGATTCCTGTTCCCTCCAGTCCTGTTCCCATAGCAACCATCGACTTGGTACAGCAACAGACAGAAGATGTCATGCCACGCATTGAGCCCAGACTTCCACCCAAGAAAACCAAGCACCAGGAAGAACAGGAAGATGTGAACAAACCAGCCTGGGGGGTCAGCTCCTCCCCCTGGGTGACTTTGGTCTACGCACTCTACCAAATTAAAGAGATGATGCAACTGACAAGAGACAACCGTGCTTCTGAGATACAGCCTttacag GGGACCAGTGAGAATCAAGAAAATTCTCTAGCTGGTGGAGTCCAACCTGTCCCGCGTGAGACTCACCCTGACCCACCTAGAAACCAGCCATCCCCTGACGCAGCAGCATCTCAGACACAGATTAGCTCTGTTCACCCCAGTGTGGACCCACGTGCGGAGGAGAGTGGGGAGCAGCACACTCGGCCTGCCACTGGAGGACGCTGA